One genomic window of Mercenaria mercenaria strain notata chromosome 2, MADL_Memer_1, whole genome shotgun sequence includes the following:
- the LOC123562933 gene encoding uncharacterized protein LOC123562933, whose amino-acid sequence MAENRFSTAQNNQTGYRSGEISFRNGYNLNVVNLHPPFNGSERSVPAHSQSSYAFWKVTGRTNRAESQSSFSPDNGESDLTRSGSHVNCKENVRHTPKDALVVSGNKFAPDNEYCITNGVREMTFCRTTSE is encoded by the exons ATGGCTGAGAACAGATTTTCAA CAGCTCAGAACAATCAGACAGGGTACAGATCAGGAGAGATTAGTTTTAGAAATGGGTATAATCTGAATGTCGTGAACCTTCACCCACCGTTTAACGGTTCTGAACGATCAG TTCCCGCACACAGTCAAAGCAGTTATGCTTTTTGGAAGGTAACTGGACGAACAAACCGAGCTGAATCGCAAA GTTCATTCAGTCCAGACAACGGAGAAAGTGACCTAACAAGATCTGGGTCACATGttaattgtaaagaaaatgttCGTCACACTCCAAAAGATGCTCTGGTAGTATCAG gGAACAAGTTCGCACCCGATAATGAATACTGCATTACTAATGGTGTGAGGGAAATGACGTTTTGTCGAACAACCAGCGAATAG